DNA from Chloroherpetonaceae bacterium:
AATGGTGGAATCGATGTTGCGAATTGACCCTGAAATCGTTGCTCTTCCTAAAGCAGGAAGATTGATTACCCCTATTGGCGTGGGTGAAGTTGAATTAATCGAATCAATCGATGCTGTAATTCCACCGCCCACCAATCGCAACGCCGGGTCACCCAAAAGAAAAAACTTTTCAATATCATTTAAAAATCCGCTTGCATATAGACTAGACTTGAATCGAAAGAGAATTTCGCCTAAAGTAAAATATTGAAGATTTGAATCGCGCTCAAAGATTGAACGGAATAGAATAGGCGGATAAGCGGAACCACTTGAAATTAGGATTGAGCGGCTATTGGTGATTAAAGCGATTGCGCCACCATCTTGAAGGAGAAACATCGCCTCGCCACCACTTTGTGAATTCGGGTCGTCGGCCCGTCCAAAGTCGCAAGTGGCAGTAACTGCCAGCGTCATTCTCTTACGATTTGAAATTAAAGGTAGTGAAAATGAGGGTTCAAAAATTCGCTCTGCTGTCCATACCGTTGGATTGCCGTGACCGATGTAATTCGTGGCGACGGCACCCAAGTTAATTTGACGAATGATTTCATTGAAAGCGTCGGGACGGCGAAGTCCGCCGGTGGAGCGCTCAAATCGATAAAATCCTGAATACACTTTCACAGGATTCATATAGGGTGCGGTTGTTAGCATTTGGCTGATGGTGAATTCGCTATCAAAACAGAAGCGATTCCCATCATTTCCTTCATTGCCATTTGGGCCATCATCAGCAACAAAAATTGCACGATTTCGCCAATCCCCTTGGTCTGAGGCGGTTTCATATTCAATGATTTTATCAACAGCAAGCGCGGCATTCGAAGCTGTTTGAACAGTAATTCTCCCTATTGCAAGATCCGGGCGAATATCTTCACCATCAACGGCAACAAAAAAATCGTCGGTTGTTTGAATTTGATTGGTGTAACTAAAAAGGTTTTCTTCTGTTTGATGTGTTGGCACTTTTGAATAACCTGCGCCCAAAATATTGCGAGGATCCCAATCGCCATCGCCAAAAAGGAGAACGTGCTTGGGTTTTGCAGTTTCGCTTGGGGCATTGTCATAAAGAAACTTCACAAAATCTCTTATGGCCGTGAAATCTTGCTTACCCCCCGAAAATTCGTTAAAGATGGATTCAACCGAAACCGTTATCCCATTCAGCGCTTCAGCTCCCCATAGTGTCCGGTTTGAACGATAGTCGCGAAGTCTCTCTGCTGCCGCTTCGAAATCCTTCCCATAAACAATGATGTAATTTGGATAAGCTGATTGAGAAAGCAAAGAGAGTCCCTTTAAATTTTGATTAGCAACTGCACTGGCAGAGACTGGCCGTTTAAAGGAAATACCATCTCCGAAATACACATATTCACGGTAGGAATTCAGGAGTGATGTTGCTCGAAAACTCAAGACGCCTGAATTAAAAGTCGTTCCAGTTAGAGCAGTGATTTCAGATAAATTTGTGATGTCCCAAATTGTGCCGGATTGAGAAGCATTTCTCACTCGGTATTCAACAATGCCCGAAGCGGTTTGTCCGGTTAAAGAATTGAATTTCAGAAACCCGTTTCTTGCTTCGATTCCACGCCAGTATTGTAATTCTGCCCAGTCAGGATAGAATGTTGAAGCTGAATTTGAAGCGGAAAAATCAAGATCAAGCCTTGAGGTTTCACCGGTTATTCTGGTGGCATCAACAGTTGCATTGAGATTAAGCAAGGTTGATTCTTGATAAAATCCGCTTGGTTGAAATACGGATACTTGTCTGATTTGACGGCCATTTTCGGTTAGGGTAAAGAGTTCTGTCTGGCGGCTTTGTGCTACGGCGCGAACTCGGTAAGTAATGGGTCGATTGCGATCAATCCCCTCTGCAGATATGGTATAGGTTTGCCGCGAAAGTGTTGAACTTAAAGCACGGTCATAAAAATTTAGGCTGGTGTTAGCAAAATTCACACGGTCGTTCTCTACAAAACTTAGGGTTTGAAACGATTCCGGACTTGAGATGGGATTGCCGGTTTCTGAAGGCAAAGATAAAATCCTTTTTCCATCCTCTCCCTCAGTTGAAAGAAAAGCAAAAGCTGAATTCGATTGACGATTCAAGTAATGTGAAAGTTGATTGTTTCTGAAAACAAAACCCGAAGCACCTGTTGCATAAAACAAAATGGCATCACCATCATCAAACCGTCCATCACTTTCTCCGGTAACAAGGATGGGGATTTCACGCAAATCTTGAATTCGTGAAGTGTTTACTTTTAGATCAAGTTCTTCGGCACCATTGAAGTAAATCTTGAGTTTCCGAGGATTTAAGCCGGAGGTAGAAATTCCAATGGATTCGAGATAGGCTCTATCTAAGCGATAAATACCTTCCTCCCGAAGCTCTAAGCGAACGAATCTTCCTGTTTTTAAGACGCTTTCCCGAAAGGTGTTTTGAAGTTTTGGGATGGAGAATCGGTTGATAACGCCATAGTTAAGAAATTGAGAAAAGAAGTTGTGCTCACCTTTCACTTGTTGCGAAGAGCGATTAAAAAAAGCATTTGTAGGAGGTGAATCAACGGTGGCGTAACGGATTTTGAGTGTGATCCTTTCAATTTTTTCTAAAGTTTTTCTTTTAGGTGAAAATCGCAAAGGAGAGATGATTACGCTTATTGACGGGTATCCACGAACGATTTCAACCTTTCCAACTTGAACCGGTGAAACAAACGACTCCAAATTGTATTTATTTCCTTGGTTGTAAGAAATAGAGCCACTTTTAAAATTTTCAAATGGAATCGGAACAAGTGTTGTGTTTTGAAGGGAAACAGATTTTATTTCAAGAATCTCAACTGTTGGATTTGCCATCGAAGGTAATAAAAGTGGGACGATACGGCTTGGGGATTTTGGGTCACCGGGCTCACCAAGTGTGACACCATTGAGAAATTGATACTCTTGAAATGTAACTCCCCCCGATTGAATAATTGTGGCTTGACCATTCTTTTCCCATTGAGGGATAAATGAAAAAATGATTTCGTTTTGATTTTGAGAAAGAACCGTGATGTCTTTAGTTGAAGCAATCTTTGGCTGTGAATATGCGGTATGACCAAAAAGAAAAAGGATGGAAAAAAGTAATCGGATTGAATCAAAAAATTCAACTGAATTGATGTTACAATGACGAA
Protein-coding regions in this window:
- the porU gene encoding type IX secretion system sortase PorU, which gives rise to MTVLCHFSLFKFKDFIYRIRYDVRHCNINSVEFFDSIRLLFSILFLFGHTAYSQPKIASTKDITVLSQNQNEIIFSFIPQWEKNGQATIIQSGGVTFQEYQFLNGVTLGEPGDPKSPSRIVPLLLPSMANPTVEILEIKSVSLQNTTLVPIPFENFKSGSISYNQGNKYNLESFVSPVQVGKVEIVRGYPSISVIISPLRFSPKRKTLEKIERITLKIRYATVDSPPTNAFFNRSSQQVKGEHNFFSQFLNYGVINRFSIPKLQNTFRESVLKTGRFVRLELREEGIYRLDRAYLESIGISTSGLNPRKLKIYFNGAEELDLKVNTSRIQDLREIPILVTGESDGRFDDGDAILFYATGASGFVFRNNQLSHYLNRQSNSAFAFLSTEGEDGKRILSLPSETGNPISSPESFQTLSFVENDRVNFANTSLNFYDRALSSTLSRQTYTISAEGIDRNRPITYRVRAVAQSRQTELFTLTENGRQIRQVSVFQPSGFYQESTLLNLNATVDATRITGETSRLDLDFSASNSASTFYPDWAELQYWRGIEARNGFLKFNSLTGQTASGIVEYRVRNASQSGTIWDITNLSEITALTGTTFNSGVLSFRATSLLNSYREYVYFGDGISFKRPVSASAVANQNLKGLSLLSQSAYPNYIIVYGKDFEAAAERLRDYRSNRTLWGAEALNGITVSVESIFNEFSGGKQDFTAIRDFVKFLYDNAPSETAKPKHVLLFGDGDWDPRNILGAGYSKVPTHQTEENLFSYTNQIQTTDDFFVAVDGEDIRPDLAIGRITVQTASNAALAVDKIIEYETASDQGDWRNRAIFVADDGPNGNEGNDGNRFCFDSEFTISQMLTTAPYMNPVKVYSGFYRFERSTGGLRRPDAFNEIIRQINLGAVATNYIGHGNPTVWTAERIFEPSFSLPLISNRKRMTLAVTATCDFGRADDPNSQSGGEAMFLLQDGGAIALITNSRSILISSGSAYPPILFRSIFERDSNLQYFTLGEILFRFKSSLYASGFLNDIEKFFLLGDPALRLVGGGITASIDSINSTSPTPIGVINLPALGRATISGSIRNIDSTISTGFNGKASIVVFDASRQLGTDNNAAGSFDSFFEVQNAAIYRGTVNIQNGKFRVNFVIPKNISYDSLRTGRISLTAWQESANSQSNLLNQNAQGFFNQIRLFGTNSNATADTEGPFIEVSFDEPGFVSGGLVSQNPVFLATVSDPNGINLTQRVGQEISLVLNNDERNPVILNEFFQSAPESFTDGTVRYPLKNLVDGKYELKFKVWDTFNNSSERILNFTVQNSSEPSLFAVYNYPNPFRSTTAFVFTHNAPVSSSLTATIRIYSVSGRLLKAIDSPFVSGGSQVKIEWDGRDTDGNELANGVYLYKVTLHANDGAFHAEKLEKLLILR